A window from Chromatiaceae bacterium encodes these proteins:
- a CDS encoding molecular chaperone DnaJ: MEFSGELFPTSWLWFFAVSVAWLTSRALRWADWGRLRDPAQLNVWLGSAVGVLLLWALRTEIQPGFTWHLSAMVTLTLMFGWSLAVLAGMLALFGTTLVGLNDWAGFAPSVLVFIMLPAVLTQSVLGLARAYLPKHYFIYVFINAFFAGGAISLMVALTATGLLLQSGAYTMQQLGDTYLLFLPLMFFPEAVLNGWLISIMVGFKPQWVGSFRDEEYLHGK; this comes from the coding sequence ATGGAATTTTCCGGCGAACTTTTCCCTACGTCCTGGTTGTGGTTTTTCGCGGTATCGGTCGCCTGGCTGACGAGCCGCGCACTGCGCTGGGCCGATTGGGGCCGATTGCGCGATCCGGCACAGCTGAACGTGTGGCTCGGCTCTGCAGTCGGCGTGTTGCTGCTCTGGGCGTTGCGTACCGAGATCCAGCCCGGTTTCACCTGGCATCTCTCAGCAATGGTGACCCTGACCCTGATGTTCGGCTGGTCGCTCGCGGTGCTGGCCGGCATGCTTGCGCTGTTTGGGACCACCCTGGTCGGTCTCAACGACTGGGCGGGATTCGCGCCGTCGGTGCTGGTGTTCATCATGCTGCCGGCGGTGCTGACGCAGAGCGTACTCGGCTTGGCGCGTGCCTATCTGCCAAAACACTACTTCATCTACGTGTTCATCAATGCGTTCTTCGCCGGCGGCGCGATCTCTTTGATGGTGGCGTTGACCGCAACCGGGCTGTTGCTGCAGTCCGGTGCCTACACGATGCAGCAACTCGGTGATACCTACCTGCTGTTTCTGCCGCTGATGTTCTTCCCCGAGGCCGTATTGAACGGTTGGCTGATATCGATCATGGTCGGGTTCAAGCCGCAATGGGTCGGTTCGTTTCGCGACGAGGAGTATCTGCATGGCAAGTGA
- a CDS encoding DUF350 domain-containing protein gives MLTETGMTDAIDPLVLNILYACMGGFLTLLFMWLGCKVFSHIVNFSIPEQLAQGNLAVGMMIMGIFIGIGTAMGLVIGLGLN, from the coding sequence CTGCTTACGGAGACCGGAATGACTGATGCGATCGATCCCCTGGTGCTGAACATCCTGTATGCCTGCATGGGGGGATTCCTGACCTTGCTGTTCATGTGGCTCGGATGCAAGGTGTTCAGTCATATCGTCAATTTCAGTATTCCGGAACAGCTCGCTCAGGGAAATCTCGCGGTTGGGATGATGATCATGGGGATCTTCATCGGTATCGGCACCGCGATGGGCCTGGTGATCGGGCTCGGACTGAACTGA
- a CDS encoding transglycosylase SLT domain-containing protein: MLAALLPALAVASVGQAVKDDHWTDEFDPLFRKYTKHYFGAHFDWHWFKAQAIAESGLNPDASSPMGARGIMQILPNTYDEIKNQIPFIAEIDDPRWNIAAGIFYDRQLYRKWRRHDIPIQERLRFAFGSYNAGHGNVLKAYRRATSKQGEVRKWSQVAPFAPNETRHYVGRIERLMQAVD, translated from the coding sequence CTGCTCGCCGCTTTGCTGCCGGCACTGGCGGTTGCCAGCGTCGGGCAGGCGGTCAAGGACGACCACTGGACCGACGAGTTCGATCCGCTGTTTCGCAAATACACCAAACACTATTTCGGTGCGCATTTCGATTGGCATTGGTTCAAGGCGCAGGCGATCGCCGAATCCGGGCTGAATCCGGATGCCAGCAGCCCGATGGGCGCGCGCGGCATCATGCAGATCCTGCCGAACACCTACGACGAGATCAAAAACCAGATCCCGTTCATCGCCGAGATCGATGATCCGCGCTGGAACATCGCCGCAGGCATCTTCTACGATCGCCAGCTCTACAGGAAGTGGCGCCGTCACGACATCCCGATCCAGGAGCGCCTGAGATTCGCGTTCGGCAGCTACAACGCCGGCCATGGCAATGTACTCAAGGCCTATCGACGTGCGACCAGCAAACAGGGTGAAGTGCGCAAATGGTCGCAGGTCGCACCCTTTGCGCCGAACGAGACACGCCACTACGTCGGACGTATCGAGCGCCTGATGCAGGCCGTCGACTGA
- the djlA gene encoding co-chaperone DjlA gives MSWWGKLVGGAFGFMLGGPLGALLGVALGHNFDKGLKALPHAGGFEAGDRERVQTAFFVATFAVMGRVAKADGRVSPEEIRMAESIMAQMALDAAKRDAAIKLFQQGKSPDFDLDGVLDQFRRECHGRSTLIGMFIEIQLQAAYADGRMDPSEDRLLLQVCARLGVSELDYRRLQRMVDGERGFAGGRAGAGRQRTATPARPSLDDAYRVLGVERNADDAAIKRAYRRLLSQHHPDKLVSKGLPEEMMKVAAQKTHEIRQAYERIREARGQS, from the coding sequence ATGAGCTGGTGGGGGAAACTGGTCGGTGGTGCCTTTGGCTTCATGTTGGGAGGCCCGCTGGGCGCGCTGCTGGGCGTCGCGCTGGGACACAACTTCGACAAGGGACTGAAGGCGCTACCGCACGCCGGTGGCTTCGAGGCAGGCGACAGGGAACGGGTGCAGACCGCGTTTTTCGTCGCGACCTTCGCGGTGATGGGGCGGGTCGCCAAGGCCGACGGCCGGGTCAGCCCGGAAGAGATTCGCATGGCCGAGTCGATCATGGCGCAGATGGCGCTGGATGCGGCCAAGCGCGATGCCGCGATCAAGCTGTTTCAACAGGGGAAGTCACCGGACTTCGACCTCGACGGCGTGCTCGATCAGTTTCGCCGTGAATGCCATGGACGCAGCACCCTGATCGGCATGTTCATCGAGATCCAACTGCAGGCCGCGTACGCCGACGGACGTATGGATCCCAGTGAGGACCGGCTGCTGTTGCAGGTGTGCGCGCGCCTCGGCGTGTCCGAACTGGATTACCGCCGTCTGCAACGCATGGTCGATGGGGAACGCGGCTTTGCCGGCGGCCGAGCGGGTGCCGGCAGACAGCGCACTGCTACCCCAGCGCGCCCGAGTCTCGATGATGCCTACCGTGTCCTGGGGGTCGAGCGCAATGCCGATGACGCAGCGATCAAGCGCGCCTATCGTCGCCTCCTGAGCCAGCATCATCCCGACAAGCTGGTATCCAAGGGCCTGCCGGAAGAGATGATGAAGGTCGCGGCGCAAAAGACCCACGAGATTCGCCAGGCATACGAACGCATCCGCGAGGCGCGCGGCCAGTCTTGA